From the genome of Haloplanus natans DSM 17983:
CCCGAGAACAATCTCGTCCAGCTTGATGGGTCCTGCCGTGATTCGAGCGCTATCGATGTGCAACTCCGGGAACAGAATCGGTTACACTTCGATGACGGGGGGTGACGTGTCCATAGAAACGGCGTCAAGACGGCGAAGGTGTTCCTACTTTTCGTGGAACTCGTTCAACTGAGCATTGACGACCGACTGAAGGAGCTCATCTTGGCCACTGATGGTTTCCAGTCTCGTGTCCTCGACGATTCGCTCCATAATCGCTGTTGGATCACCCGTGAACGTGAACTCCATGTACATCCCGCCACCACGTCCTCGGCTCTTCCTCGACGTCGAGATCAATCCGTAGGTGGAGAGCTCCTTCACGTACTTGACGTAGGTTTCACGAGTCATTTGATCCGCATCGAGTTCGTCCGTGACCCACTGATAGACTTTGAACCCAACTGGACTCGGAACTGAACTTCCCGAGCGCCTGGAGTGTCGGGCGACAGCTGCTGTCGCATACAGGGATATCTTCTTCTGGGTCGTCAACCCCTCGACGAGTTTTAGTGATCGGTCCTTGTCGATCTCCTCCTGCGATTCACGGACGTGTTCCTCGCGAACTTCTTCATCCCCGCGTTCGTCAGCAAGATCACCAGCACCGCGGAACAGATCGATGGCCTTCCGAGCATCTCCGTGGCTTTGCGCTGCGAACGCCGCCACCAGAGGAATCACGTCATCTTCGAGTGCATCTAGCCGGAAGGCGTCCCGACGATTTTTGAGGATCTGGCGCAACTGGTTGGCGTCGTAATCGGGGAAGTAGACGTCTCGAGGATTGAACGAGCTCTCTGCACGTCCATCGATGTTCTCCATGAATTTCGGATCGTTCGTCAACGCCGCAACTGAGACCCGCCCCTCGATTTCGTTCGTATTGCTCGCACGGGAGAGCTGGTAGAGTAGTTTCGAGTAGGCTGGTTCGTCATTTGCACGTCGGCCGACCAAGAGGTCGATCTCGTCGATGATGAAAATGACTGAGTCATAATTCTCGTTGATGAGCTCGTACAGACGACGGTACTTGCGTTTGGTCGACACTCCCGTCTCAGGAACGCCGACCTCTGCGTCCACGTTCTTCGCGACGGTTTGAACGAGTTCGTAGACCGCTTGGTCGAGCGTATTGATCGGTTG
Proteins encoded in this window:
- a CDS encoding orc1/cdc6 family replication initiation protein; its protein translation is MTGSDQGGTDQSTLAKEETRSQAAETETETEAAKADATDNSASARDEVDSTENSQRSIRDMLDEEGGASVFDNRDLVEPDTIIDEERIVGRDDQLESVVSFLKPTLQGNRPPNMLLYGPAGTGKSLIIGAVTEQIIDLCKSKGERFGVISINCQPINTLDQAVYELVQTVAKNVDAEVGVPETGVSTKRKYRRLYELINENYDSVIFIIDEIDLLVGRRANDEPAYSKLLYQLSRASNTNEIEGRVSVAALTNDPKFMENIDGRAESSFNPRDVYFPDYDANQLRQILKNRRDAFRLDALEDDVIPLVAAFAAQSHGDARKAIDLFRGAGDLADERGDEEVREEHVRESQEEIDKDRSLKLVEGLTTQKKISLYATAAVARHSRRSGSSVPSPVGFKVYQWVTDELDADQMTRETYVKYVKELSTYGLISTSRKSRGRGGGMYMEFTFTGDPTAIMERIVEDTRLETISGQDELLQSVVNAQLNEFHEK